Proteins encoded together in one Kutzneria kofuensis window:
- a CDS encoding type VII secretion system-associated protein, which translates to MTSDQWLFLVDPAWQPAEEGQNPPAESVVGGWLVTDGVVGRFEPNPDYEPLSPESPTDPVDAALRMAADGEVDSDALFAVIRESEFGVALDEHQRPLIAPAPDDVLSLLVTTAPAHRGRVRAEAWQVVSCAELAGMLAEHEVDALVNPGASTSTRLLAATIADAAVHPAG; encoded by the coding sequence ATGACCAGTGACCAGTGGCTGTTCCTGGTCGACCCGGCCTGGCAGCCGGCCGAGGAGGGCCAGAACCCGCCGGCCGAGTCGGTGGTCGGCGGCTGGCTGGTGACCGACGGCGTGGTCGGCCGGTTCGAGCCCAACCCCGACTACGAGCCGCTGAGCCCGGAATCGCCCACCGACCCGGTGGACGCCGCCCTGCGGATGGCCGCCGACGGCGAGGTCGACTCCGACGCCCTGTTCGCCGTGATCCGGGAGTCCGAGTTCGGCGTGGCGCTGGACGAGCATCAGCGGCCGTTGATCGCGCCCGCGCCCGACGACGTGCTGTCGCTGCTGGTGACCACCGCGCCGGCGCACCGGGGCCGGGTGCGGGCCGAGGCGTGGCAGGTCGTCAGCTGCGCGGAGCTGGCCGGCATGTTGGCCGAGCACGAGGTGGACGCCCTGGTCAACCCGGGTGCGTCCACGTCGACACGGTTGTTGGCGGCAACCATCGCGGACGCGGCTGTTCACCCGGCCGGGTGA
- a CDS encoding IS701 family transposase — MFALVAGRFAQADSRHRARMYLLGLLSGAERKNSWTIAEQAGDLAPDGMQRLLNFYRWDADAVRDDLRDYVLDQITDPTGVVVADETGFLKKGTKSAGVQRQYSGTAGRIENCQLGVFLTYVSARGRALIDRELYLPASWTDDRERCAEAGIDEDVEFATKPVLAQHMLARLLEAGRDIDWFTADEAYGDNPGLRTWLEDNDIDYVMAVSCDQRFTTPKGAVRADALARSAPRKGWQRLSAGEGSKGRRLYDWLLLDPGADEHLLVVRRSISKPDELAYYICHTRRPVPLAELVRVAGSRWGVEETFQFAKNETGLDHYQVRKYQAWYRHVTLSMLAAAFLAVTASAERDRDAKGASQPATSV, encoded by the coding sequence ATGTTCGCGCTGGTCGCAGGCCGGTTCGCACAGGCAGACTCACGCCACCGGGCCAGGATGTACCTGCTGGGCTTGCTGTCGGGCGCCGAGCGCAAGAACTCCTGGACGATCGCCGAGCAGGCCGGTGACCTGGCCCCTGACGGCATGCAGCGCCTGCTGAACTTCTACCGCTGGGACGCCGACGCGGTCCGAGACGACCTGCGGGACTACGTGCTGGACCAGATCACTGATCCCACCGGGGTCGTGGTCGCCGACGAGACCGGATTCCTCAAGAAAGGCACCAAATCCGCCGGTGTCCAACGGCAGTACTCCGGCACCGCCGGTCGGATCGAGAACTGCCAACTCGGCGTGTTCTTGACCTACGTGTCGGCCCGGGGGCGGGCGTTGATCGACCGCGAGCTCTACCTGCCCGCGTCCTGGACCGACGACCGCGAGCGCTGCGCGGAGGCCGGGATCGACGAGGATGTGGAGTTCGCGACCAAGCCCGTGCTGGCCCAACACATGCTGGCTCGCCTGCTGGAGGCGGGAAGGGACATCGACTGGTTCACCGCGGACGAGGCATACGGCGACAATCCCGGCCTGCGAACCTGGCTAGAAGACAACGACATCGACTACGTCATGGCCGTTTCCTGCGATCAGCGCTTCACCACCCCGAAAGGCGCTGTGCGGGCGGATGCGTTGGCTCGCAGCGCACCGCGCAAGGGCTGGCAACGCCTGTCGGCCGGTGAGGGCAGCAAGGGGCGCCGGCTGTATGACTGGCTGCTGCTGGACCCGGGCGCGGACGAGCACCTTCTCGTGGTGCGCCGGTCGATCAGCAAGCCGGACGAGTTGGCGTACTACATCTGCCACACCCGCCGTCCCGTGCCGTTGGCAGAACTTGTCCGGGTCGCCGGCAGTCGTTGGGGTGTCGAGGAAACCTTCCAGTTCGCCAAGAACGAGACCGGCTTGGACCACTACCAGGTCCGCAAGTATCAGGCGTGGTACCGACATGTCACGCTGTCGATGCTGGCCGCCGCGTTCCTGGCCGTGACCGCGTCCGCTGAACGCGACCGCGACGCAAAGGGGGCGTCACAGCCGGCCACGAGTGTTTGA
- a CDS encoding HNH endonuclease signature motif containing protein, which produces MDIRALSERDKVTAYVLAGKIAAFGHAIQLEVLHHVDDLTELAMAGHEPERALGQRKELSRVVETLPRLFAQLRRGEIDQRRLEVVDERVAHLPTQALITQVEDTLVEVAAGLNRSQLARQTTKLVALADPDGHDQRCQRAKAERRVEFKALPDGMAQLKAVLPAVEARMAYDLLNADVADLPKDDRTTDQRRADAFLDRFLAQAKDRQVQVHVTIPVETLIGLTKEPGLLDGYGPIPAELACELAMQGPWRGILLDQYRHAVAMSTAKYRPTAPMREMVTVHDGGTCTAPGCTSPIRELDHVIPWPKGKATATQLKGLCSWHHHRKHDNYTVTPDSDGTTRWTTPQGRVHTTRPHQY; this is translated from the coding sequence GTGGACATCCGAGCCCTCTCCGAGCGGGATAAAGTCACCGCCTACGTTCTGGCCGGCAAGATCGCCGCATTCGGCCACGCCATCCAGCTGGAGGTCCTCCACCACGTCGACGACCTCACCGAACTGGCCATGGCCGGCCACGAACCCGAACGGGCGTTGGGACAACGCAAAGAACTCAGCCGAGTGGTCGAGACACTGCCCCGGCTGTTCGCCCAGCTGCGGCGCGGGGAGATCGACCAGCGGCGGCTGGAAGTCGTGGACGAGCGGGTCGCCCACCTGCCCACCCAGGCCCTGATCACCCAGGTCGAAGACACCCTGGTCGAGGTCGCTGCCGGGTTGAACCGCAGCCAACTCGCCCGCCAGACCACGAAACTGGTCGCCCTGGCCGACCCCGACGGCCACGACCAGCGCTGCCAGCGAGCCAAAGCCGAGCGGCGGGTCGAATTCAAGGCGCTACCGGATGGCATGGCCCAGCTCAAGGCCGTGCTGCCCGCCGTGGAGGCCCGCATGGCCTACGACCTGCTCAACGCCGACGTCGCCGACCTGCCCAAAGACGACCGGACCACCGATCAGAGGCGGGCCGATGCCTTCCTCGACCGGTTCCTGGCCCAGGCGAAGGACCGCCAGGTCCAGGTGCATGTGACGATCCCCGTCGAGACCCTCATCGGCCTGACCAAAGAGCCCGGCCTGCTGGACGGCTACGGCCCCATCCCCGCCGAACTCGCCTGCGAACTGGCCATGCAAGGCCCCTGGCGCGGCATCCTGCTCGACCAGTACCGCCACGCGGTGGCCATGAGCACCGCCAAGTACCGCCCCACCGCCCCCATGCGGGAAATGGTCACAGTCCACGACGGCGGCACCTGCACCGCCCCCGGCTGCACCAGCCCCATCCGCGAACTCGACCACGTCATCCCCTGGCCCAAAGGCAAAGCCACAGCCACCCAACTCAAGGGCCTCTGCTCCTGGCACCACCACCGCAAACACGACAACTACACGGTGACCCCGGATTCCGACGGCACCACCCGCTGGACCACACCCCAAGGCCGGGTCCACACCACCCGACCCCATCAGTACTAA